Sequence from the Candidatus Omnitrophota bacterium genome:
TATATACGGGTATCTGAATATGCCCTCCCGCTCGATCTTCGTCTTGTCGAAGGCGTCGGTGAGGAGCCCCTTGAGGTCGTTCTTCAGCCAAGCCGCGACCGGTACCGCGAACCCCCGCTTGGGCTTAGCCAGCGTCTCCCCCGGCAGTTTGCCTTCCAATGCCTTCTTCAGTATCCACTTCGTCCTGAACCCTTTCATCTTCATGGAACCCGGTATGGTCATCACGAATTCGGCGAAATCTTTGTCGAGGAACGGCGCCCTCACCTCGAGCGACACGGCCATGCTCGCCCTGTCCACCTTGGCCAGTATGTCGTCTGCCATATACGTCTTTGCGTAAATATAAGCGGCCCTGTCGAGCGGGTCGGCGCCTTTCGCGTTCCGGTAAAGACCGGCCGTTGTGTCATAAAGATCTAACGGATCAAAGCTCAACTCTGCGTTCGGGAGAAAAAGCTTCTCCTGTTCGGCCGGGGTGAACGACCCTGTCCATACCTGATGGCGGACCTCTTCCGGAAGATCGAGCCCGCGCAGGAACCGCGCCGCCCTGTAACTCCGGCTGTTATAGTCATGCGATACCGGCAGCATCCCGGTCAACAGTTTTACGGATCCGCTCCTGACAGGCTCCGGGAGAAGGTTGAAGTAACCGTTGAGCTTGTGCGCAAAGAACGAAGGATATCCCATAAAGAGCTCGTCCCCTCCGTCGCCGCCCAGTGCGACCGTCACATGCCTTCTCGTAAAGCGCGAGACGATATATGTGGGTATGATAGATGAATCGGCAAAGGGTTCGTCCAGCATGTCGAGAACGGCCGGGAATACCTCAAGCATCGTCCCGGGTTTCAATATCTCTTCATGGTGATCCGTCCCGAAATGTCCGGCGACGGTCCTGGCATCGCCCGATTCGTCATAAAGCTTCTCCCTGAACCCCACGGAGAACGTCTTTATCTCTTTGGGGCTGACGAGTTCTGCCATCATTGCGACCACGGCCGACGAATCGATGCCGCCGCTTAAGAATACGCCCAGGGGCACATCGCTTATCAGCCGGCGTCTGACCGAATCCTTCAGGAGACCGATGATCCTCTTCCCCGTCTCTTCCGGGTCCATGGATACCGTATCCCCCGTCTTCATATCCCAGTAACGCTCTACCCTGCTGCGTCCTTTTTCGAAGAGGAGTTTGGAGGCCGGCTCCAGTTTCTTTATATCCCTGAATATGGTGCGTGGTGAGGGTATATACTCGTAGGCCAGGTATTTGCTTACCGAACTCATATCTATCTGCCTGCGCGCGGAGGGGTGTTTGAGAAGCGATTTGAGTTCCGACGCAAAGATGAGCTGATTATCGAAGAACGCATAGTAGAGGGGTTTCTTCCCGAACCTGTCGCGCGCCAGGAACAGCCGTTCCTTACCCGCGTCCCATAATGCGAAAGCGAACATGCCGTTGAAATGTCCGAGGCAACTCTCGCCATACTCTTCGTACGCGCGTATGATGACTTCTGTATCGGACCTCGTTTTGAAGACGTGCCCCTTTTCGGAGAGGGCCTCTCTCAGCTCGGGAAAGTTATATATCTCGCCGTTGTAGACGATAGTTATCGAGCCGTCTTCGTTTGACATCGGCTGGCGGCCGGTCTTGAGGTCTATTATGGAAAGGCGCCTGTGGCCTAAGGCGGCCGGCCCGCGTATGAAAGACCCGCTATCGTCAGGCCCCCTGTGAGCGAGCGTATCCATCATGCCCTTGAGGACGGCCTCAGACGGGCGCTTCGTCCTGTCAGCGTATACGTAACCGCAAATGCCGCACATAGTCAGTTTAACTTATTGATCACAAGCCCCGAAAGCGGCTTGGGATAGAAATAGGTCGCCTTTCTCGGCATCCTCTCGCCCATACGGGCTATCCTCTTGACCTGGGATACCATGGTGGGATTCAGAAAGAACGCTATCTTGAATCTGCGTTTATCGACAAGGCCCGGCAGTTCTCCCGGGTCCTTCACGAATTCGACGTTATCGTCCTCGTCCCTGATCCCAAGCACGTGCTGCATAAGGAAAAGGTGGAGTATCGTCACGTCGAGACGCTTCCATGTGTCGGAATTTTCCCGTATGACCCTGTCAGAATACGCTACGCTCTTCAGTTTCAGCAGATAGAAGCGGCCCTTACCGGTATACATCCCGAAGGCGTGCGCCCCGCCCGATCTCTCGAGGGCCCCCATCAGGACCTTCATCGAGCGCATCTTCTGCACAAAGAAGGACCTTTCGACCCTCTGCAATATGTCGCCCTCTTTGAGAGCACCTATATCTTTTACCAGCCGGTGCGCCGGCAGTATCGTCAGCATCCTTTCATCGGATTCGACGAAATATACCATCATCGACTTCGAGTTCTTTTTAAGTTCATCCCCGGCCCCCCGGCGCTGGACTTCGGCGGAATATGCCCTGGCCACTTCGTAACGATGGTGGCCGTCGGCTATGAATATATCCTTGGGCCGCATGAGCGCCTCTATCCTCTTTATGTCGCGCGCATCGTCCAGCCGCCACATACGGTGGCGGACATCATCGTAATATAGGTCTATGAGAGGCCTTTTGGCCCTGCAGTGCCTTTTCAGGATATTGACGATCGCGTGGCGCCCGTCTTCGTAGAGGACGAATATAGGGCTCAGGTTCGCTTTTATGCTGCGGATCAGGCTGAGGCGGTCTACCTTGGGAGCGCGCAGCGTATTCTCGTGCGAGAGGACGGAATCTTTACCTTTGCCTCCATCCAGTCCCATAAGGCCCATAAAACCAGTGCGTTCGAATCTCCTGCCGCCATATCTGTACGTCTGGGAGTATATATACAGGGAATCGGCCTCATCCCGGACCATCACCCCGCCCTTGAGCCAGGAGTCGAAGGACCTCTTCGCCCGGGTGTAACGGTTGTTACGCGACGTATCCCCGGGATATATCTTACCCAATATGAGCCGCACTACGTTGTGGGGGTCCCGGCGGTAGAGGGACGCCTGCATCTCTTTGGGGATCACATCGTAGGGAGGCGCGATGACCTTCTCTACTTTCCCCACCTTTCCCTTATTGTATATGATACCTTTAAAAGGTTTTACAGTTGCCAAAGGAGACCTCTCTAACCGTTCTTCTTTTTGCCGGAAGGACAGCTTTTACAGTCGCCCGACCCCGGACAGGGAGGAGCGTCTTTTCCGGCGGAGCCCCTCTTCTTCTTGTAATCCGTCTCGTAAAAACCGGAGCCCTTGAATATTATACCGCTGCCCGACCCTATGAGGCGCACCACCTTACCGCCGCATTCAGGGCACTTCTTCAGCGGATCGTCCGTCATCTTCTGGAATTTCTCGAACGCGTTTCCGCATTTTTCACACTCGTACTCATACGTCGGCATCTATTTCTCCTCGTATTATATACGTTGGTCGACGGTCCATAGTCCATGGTCCACAAAATATTACCGTGGACCGTCGACTGTGG
This genomic interval carries:
- a CDS encoding FmdB family zinc ribbon protein, whose protein sequence is MPTYEYECEKCGNAFEKFQKMTDDPLKKCPECGGKVVRLIGSGSGIIFKGSGFYETDYKKKRGSAGKDAPPCPGSGDCKSCPSGKKKNG
- the asnB gene encoding asparagine synthase (glutamine-hydrolyzing), coding for MCGICGYVYADRTKRPSEAVLKGMMDTLAHRGPDDSGSFIRGPAALGHRRLSIIDLKTGRQPMSNEDGSITIVYNGEIYNFPELREALSEKGHVFKTRSDTEVIIRAYEEYGESCLGHFNGMFAFALWDAGKERLFLARDRFGKKPLYYAFFDNQLIFASELKSLLKHPSARRQIDMSSVSKYLAYEYIPSPRTIFRDIKKLEPASKLLFEKGRSRVERYWDMKTGDTVSMDPEETGKRIIGLLKDSVRRRLISDVPLGVFLSGGIDSSAVVAMMAELVSPKEIKTFSVGFREKLYDESGDARTVAGHFGTDHHEEILKPGTMLEVFPAVLDMLDEPFADSSIIPTYIVSRFTRRHVTVALGGDGGDELFMGYPSFFAHKLNGYFNLLPEPVRSGSVKLLTGMLPVSHDYNSRSYRAARFLRGLDLPEEVRHQVWTGSFTPAEQEKLFLPNAELSFDPLDLYDTTAGLYRNAKGADPLDRAAYIYAKTYMADDILAKVDRASMAVSLEVRAPFLDKDFAEFVMTIPGSMKMKGFRTKWILKKALEGKLPGETLAKPKRGFAVPVAAWLKNDLKGLLTDAFDKTKIEREGIFRYPYIKSMVDAFMADKNDTRKELWALFMFEMWYDRWMK
- a CDS encoding DUF1015 domain-containing protein; translated protein: MATVKPFKGIIYNKGKVGKVEKVIAPPYDVIPKEMQASLYRRDPHNVVRLILGKIYPGDTSRNNRYTRAKRSFDSWLKGGVMVRDEADSLYIYSQTYRYGGRRFERTGFMGLMGLDGGKGKDSVLSHENTLRAPKVDRLSLIRSIKANLSPIFVLYEDGRHAIVNILKRHCRAKRPLIDLYYDDVRHRMWRLDDARDIKRIEALMRPKDIFIADGHHRYEVARAYSAEVQRRGAGDELKKNSKSMMVYFVESDERMLTILPAHRLVKDIGALKEGDILQRVERSFFVQKMRSMKVLMGALERSGGAHAFGMYTGKGRFYLLKLKSVAYSDRVIRENSDTWKRLDVTILHLFLMQHVLGIRDEDDNVEFVKDPGELPGLVDKRRFKIAFFLNPTMVSQVKRIARMGERMPRKATYFYPKPLSGLVINKLN